A window of the Dictyostelium discoideum AX4 chromosome 4 chromosome, whole genome shotgun sequence genome harbors these coding sequences:
- the gpt8 gene encoding hypothetical protein, producing the protein MSRLSATKRIPKYLLKRGVFLIAVIIVIISNTFLFCKLRDIDFPFVLFNRIGYTINGENKVFDEHTIYNYFQSKPIELTEKEKRIKQIVLSRECEYVDLVYTWVNGSDPKHIDSHKKTRMSLQADDISVNRYIPSSFRDLNTLKYSLRSVRQYAPWIKNIFIITANQIPTWFDIENSENVRFISHSDYFHKKSDLPTFNSNSIESNFWNLPIEVSNCFLYLNDDIFFSRPVKQSDYFDENKNFRQSVFLTEYLMGRKAYFLDLYDQYSKAILFSNRALASIWGQDRKRSIPAHGIQVFNRKIWYKMQEEFGAGLEITSSNKFRNITDFQISHLYIQFALRYSKPIIGSDDVLYIQLNNENFDEKLEILKNSRDETNSICLNDGLEFINDDLQKKSDDTFNFLFPIKSNFEK; encoded by the exons atgagtaGGCTGTCTGCTACAAAGAGAATACCAAAATACCTACTGAAACGaggtgtttttttaatagctgtaataatagtaataataagtAATACATTcttattttgtaaattaagAGATATAGATTTtccatttgttttatttaatagaaTTGGGTACACGATTAATGGtgaaaataaagtttttgaTGAACatacaatttataattattttcaatcaaaACCAATAGAATTAacagaaaaagaaaaaagaataaaacaaattgtaTTATCAAGAGAATGTGAATATGTGGATTTAGTATATACTTGGGTAAATGGTTCAGATCCAAAACATATCGATAGTCATAAGAAAACTAGAATGAGTTTACAAGCTGATGATATCTCTGTAAATAGATATATACCATCTTCATTTAGAGATCTCAATactttaaaatattcattaaGAAGTGTTAGACAATATGCACCATggattaaaaatatttttataattactGCAAATCAAATACCGACATGGTTCGATATTGAAAATTCTGAAAATGTTAGATTTATTTCACATAgtgattattttcataaaaa gtCAGATTTACCaacatttaattcaaattcaattgaatcaaatttttggaatttaccaattgaagtttcaaattgttttttatatttaaatgatgatataTTTTTTAGTAGACCAGTTAAACAAAgtgattattttgatgaaaataaaaattttagacAATCCGTTTTTTTAACGGAATATTTAATGGGTAGAAAAGCCTATTTTCTAGATTTATATGACCAATATTCAAAagcaattttattttcaaatagaGCATTGGCTTCAATTTGGGGTCAAGATAGAAAAAGGAGTATACCAGCTCATGGAATTCAAGTTTTCAATAGAAAGATATGGTATAAAATGCAAGAAGAATTTGGTGCAGGTTTAGAAATTACATCTTCAAATAAGTTTAGAAATATAACTGATTTTCAAATCTCACATTTATATATTCAATTTGCATTAAGATATTCAAAACCAATTATAGGTTCAGATGATGTATtatatattcaattaaataatgaaaattttgatgaaaaattagaaatcCTTAAAAATTCCAGAGATGAAACAAACTCAATATGTTTAAATGATGGTTTGgaatttattaatgatgatcttcaaaaaaaatctgATGATACTTTTAATTTCCTATTCCCaattaaatctaattttgaaaaataa